One Pseudomonadota bacterium genomic region harbors:
- a CDS encoding rhomboid family intramembrane serine protease, with translation MPRARRTILSPWPFTRAVKIILIVNAAVWLTTVVVGRWAGITAPFEHLALTPSRVLPGLELWQPFTYMWLHAPNEVSHILFNSLFLWMFGGTLEQGWGARGFVNFYLLCGVGAGLVVLAAGALFYPDAATVGASGAIYGLVAAWVITDPNRIVWVFGLFPIKGKWFALLPIGYAALDFLVGGTATSHAAHLGGLAIGALLTTGLWRPSRLASRIRLWRMRRRLKVLEGDGSQRKPPPPGGYWH, from the coding sequence ATGCCCCGCGCTAGGCGAACCATCCTCTCCCCTTGGCCGTTCACGCGCGCCGTCAAGATCATCCTGATCGTCAACGCCGCCGTCTGGCTCACCACGGTGGTGGTCGGGCGCTGGGCGGGCATCACGGCGCCGTTCGAGCACCTCGCCCTCACGCCGTCGCGCGTCCTGCCCGGGCTGGAGCTGTGGCAGCCGTTCACGTACATGTGGCTGCACGCGCCGAACGAGGTGTCGCACATCCTGTTCAACTCGCTGTTCCTGTGGATGTTCGGCGGCACGCTGGAGCAGGGCTGGGGCGCGCGCGGGTTCGTCAACTTCTACCTCCTCTGCGGCGTGGGCGCGGGCCTCGTCGTGCTCGCGGCGGGCGCGCTCTTCTACCCGGACGCCGCGACGGTCGGCGCGTCGGGCGCGATCTACGGGCTCGTCGCCGCGTGGGTGATCACGGATCCGAACCGGATCGTCTGGGTGTTCGGCCTCTTCCCGATCAAGGGGAAGTGGTTCGCCCTGCTCCCGATCGGGTACGCGGCCCTGGACTTCCTCGTCGGCGGCACGGCCACGAGCCACGCCGCGCACCTCGGCGGCCTCGCGATAGGCGCGCTCCTCACGACGGGGCTGTGGCGCCCCTCGCGGCTCGCGAGCCGGATCCGGCTGTGGCGCATGCGCCGCCGCCTGAAGGTGCTCGAGGGCGACGGCTCGCAGAGGAAGCCCCCTCCGCCCGGCGGCTACTGGCACTGA
- a CDS encoding GatB/YqeY domain-containing protein, translated as MGIEEQLTTRLTEAMRAKRVAEMNVLRMIKTQASKERAAPGFACDDEDAFWLGVIQRYARQQKKALAEYEPLGERAASQIAEIRFELEYLAPFSPSALGEAETEALVVAAIAETGAAGAKMLGKVVGAVMKEHKDRVDPALVKRIAAAKLG; from the coding sequence ATGGGCATCGAGGAGCAGTTGACAACCAGGCTGACCGAGGCGATGCGCGCCAAGCGCGTGGCGGAGATGAACGTGCTGCGCATGATCAAGACCCAGGCCTCGAAGGAGCGGGCGGCCCCCGGGTTCGCGTGCGACGACGAGGACGCGTTCTGGCTCGGCGTGATCCAGCGGTACGCCAGGCAGCAGAAGAAGGCGCTCGCGGAGTACGAGCCGCTCGGCGAACGGGCGGCGTCGCAGATCGCGGAGATCAGGTTCGAGCTCGAGTACCTCGCGCCCTTCTCCCCGTCGGCCCTCGGCGAGGCCGAGACCGAGGCCCTGGTCGTGGCGGCGATCGCCGAGACGGGCGCGGCCGGCGCGAAGATGCTCGGCAAGGTCGTGGGCGCGGTGATGAAGGAGCACAAGGATCGCGTCGATCCCGCTCTCGTCAAGCGCATCGCCGCCGCCAAGCTCGGCTGA
- a CDS encoding tetratricopeptide repeat protein: protein MRRWSGSAAAAVLVLFAASAPRAGAGQTDELAAIEEDIAAWRLEDARSRIDGLAPEARKSPRARYLEGKLLFHEGDNDAAVEALRSAIQEARTQLDWKQLRDRVETFSEVTAGLASKRGADGRFTYRYTAPDDALLVPYADKALAAQLAALSKVFGDAPRARIEVLFVPDVESLAALSGLLPEQIERTGTVGVSKYGRIMVLSPRALASGYPWLDTLGHELAHLFVSRASRDKAPIWLHEGVAKLFEGRWRGGETGALTPEETYLLDRAAREKRLIPLRRLHPSIAALPDQEDAALAYAEVLSLTRYLDARIGPEKGIAALLRRLGEGATIDGALTELTKFNLRRLYLWWEQDVSGRRQTPVSAVGLMQRRYRHGTTGESARLEGDVDEEAARHVRLGDLLRLRGHLAPATAEYRRALALERSSSPRIVERLGGCLIDLRRFEEAAALLAPVAALYPSYTTGFVELGEALTELEKYDEAIAALERAEALNPFDPSVHCLLERCYRARGRADDAKREGEHCLALSAPPPPRKPAPQP, encoded by the coding sequence ATGAGACGCTGGTCAGGTAGCGCCGCCGCGGCCGTCCTCGTGCTCTTCGCGGCGTCCGCGCCCCGCGCCGGCGCGGGGCAGACGGACGAGCTCGCGGCGATCGAGGAGGACATCGCCGCGTGGCGCCTCGAGGACGCCCGCTCCCGCATCGACGGGCTGGCGCCGGAGGCGCGGAAGTCGCCCCGCGCCCGCTACCTCGAGGGCAAGCTCCTGTTCCACGAGGGCGACAACGACGCGGCGGTCGAGGCGCTCCGCAGCGCGATCCAGGAGGCGCGCACGCAGCTCGACTGGAAGCAGCTGCGCGATCGCGTCGAGACGTTCTCCGAGGTGACGGCCGGGCTCGCCTCGAAGCGGGGCGCGGACGGGCGCTTCACCTATCGCTACACGGCGCCCGACGACGCGCTGCTCGTGCCGTACGCGGACAAGGCGCTCGCGGCGCAGCTCGCAGCGCTCTCGAAAGTGTTCGGCGACGCCCCGCGCGCCCGGATCGAGGTCCTGTTCGTGCCGGACGTGGAGTCGCTCGCGGCGCTCTCCGGGCTCCTGCCGGAGCAGATCGAGAGGACCGGCACCGTCGGCGTCAGCAAGTACGGCCGCATCATGGTGCTCTCGCCCCGCGCGCTCGCGTCCGGGTATCCGTGGCTCGACACCCTCGGCCACGAGCTCGCCCACCTCTTCGTCTCGCGCGCCTCGCGCGACAAGGCGCCGATATGGCTGCACGAGGGCGTCGCGAAGCTGTTCGAGGGGCGGTGGCGCGGCGGCGAGACGGGCGCGCTGACGCCCGAGGAGACGTACCTGCTCGATCGCGCGGCGCGCGAGAAGCGGCTCATCCCGCTCAGGCGCCTGCACCCGTCCATCGCGGCGCTGCCGGATCAGGAGGACGCGGCGCTCGCGTACGCCGAGGTGCTGAGCCTCACCCGCTACCTCGACGCGCGGATCGGCCCCGAGAAGGGGATCGCCGCCCTCCTGCGGCGCCTGGGCGAGGGCGCGACGATCGACGGCGCGCTCACGGAGCTGACCAAGTTCAACCTGCGGCGCCTGTACCTTTGGTGGGAGCAGGACGTCTCCGGCCGGCGGCAGACGCCGGTGTCGGCGGTGGGGCTGATGCAGCGGCGCTATCGGCACGGGACCACCGGGGAGAGCGCGCGGCTCGAGGGCGACGTCGACGAGGAGGCCGCCCGGCACGTGCGGCTCGGCGATCTGCTCCGGCTGCGCGGGCACCTCGCGCCGGCGACGGCCGAGTACCGCCGCGCCCTCGCGCTCGAGCGGTCGAGCTCGCCGCGCATCGTCGAGCGGCTCGGCGGCTGCCTCATCGATCTCAGGCGGTTCGAGGAGGCGGCGGCGCTCCTCGCCCCGGTGGCCGCGCTGTACCCGTCCTACACGACCGGCTTCGTCGAGCTCGGCGAGGCGCTCACGGAGCTCGAGAAGTACGACGAGGCGATCGCCGCGCTCGAGCGCGCCGAGGCGCTCAACCCGTTCGACCCGTCCGTGCACTGCCTGCTCGAGCGGTGCTACCGGGCGCGCGGCCGCGCCGACGACGCGAAGCGGGAGGGCGAGCACTGCCTCGCGCTCTCCGCGCCCCCGCCGCCCCGGAAGCCCGCGCCGCAGCCGTAG
- a CDS encoding ABC transporter ATP-binding protein, which produces MSPHLLEARGVRISKSGRRILDVDHLGIAPGETVAVLGPNGAGKSTLIQVLGLLERPEEGAVVFRGREVSPRDEREVRRRLACVFQTPLLLDRSVRENVELGLRVRGVGPDERDRRIERWCGRLGIAELAARRARTLSGGEAQRVNLARALVLEPEVLLLDEPLAALDAPTRTSMQGELGALIRGAAMAAVLVTHHRREALALGDRVAVMLGGRVRQIGTPDEVFSRPADLEIARFMGFENLLAAEGDGAAIRFPGGIALHREGGPDGPITVCLRAEDVRLLATGELPDPASNRLEGTLGALAPSGDGYLARIDFGGLALDAHLTRAEAAARGLGPGARCEASIRPAALRAIGGGMRA; this is translated from the coding sequence ATGAGCCCGCACCTCCTCGAGGCGCGGGGGGTCCGGATCTCCAAGAGCGGGCGCCGGATCCTCGACGTCGACCACCTCGGGATCGCGCCGGGCGAGACCGTCGCCGTGCTCGGACCGAACGGCGCGGGCAAGTCCACGCTCATCCAGGTGCTCGGCCTGCTCGAGCGGCCGGAGGAGGGCGCGGTCGTCTTCCGCGGCCGCGAGGTCTCGCCGCGCGACGAGCGCGAGGTGCGCAGGCGCCTCGCGTGCGTGTTCCAGACGCCGCTGCTCCTCGACAGGTCGGTGCGCGAGAACGTGGAGCTCGGGCTGCGCGTGCGCGGCGTCGGCCCGGACGAGCGGGATCGGCGCATCGAGCGCTGGTGCGGACGGCTCGGAATCGCCGAGCTCGCGGCGAGGCGCGCGCGAACCCTGAGCGGCGGCGAGGCGCAGCGCGTGAACCTGGCCCGGGCGCTCGTGCTCGAGCCCGAGGTGCTCCTGCTCGACGAGCCGCTCGCCGCGCTGGACGCGCCCACCCGGACGTCGATGCAGGGGGAGCTCGGCGCGCTCATCCGCGGGGCGGCGATGGCCGCCGTGCTCGTGACGCACCACCGGCGGGAGGCGCTCGCGCTGGGCGATCGGGTGGCGGTGATGCTCGGCGGTCGGGTGCGCCAGATCGGCACGCCGGACGAGGTCTTCTCGCGGCCCGCGGATCTCGAGATCGCGCGCTTCATGGGGTTCGAGAACCTGCTCGCGGCAGAGGGCGACGGCGCGGCGATTCGGTTCCCCGGCGGCATCGCGCTCCATCGGGAGGGCGGGCCGGACGGGCCTATCACGGTGTGCCTGCGCGCAGAGGACGTGCGGCTCCTCGCGACGGGCGAGCTCCCGGATCCGGCGTCCAACCGCCTCGAGGGGACCCTGGGCGCGCTCGCGCCGAGCGGCGACGGCTACCTCGCCCGGATCGACTTCGGCGGGCTCGCCCTCGACGCCCACCTCACGCGCGCCGAAGCCGCGGCGAGGGGGCTCGGGCCGGGCGCGAGGTGCGAGGCGTCGATCCGCCCGGCCGCGCTCCGGGCGATCGGCGGAGGGATGCGTGCCTGA
- a CDS encoding radical SAM protein: MPESGLANALRRATHPLYRRLETTVHPLRYLFLEITQRCNLACLHCGSDCGRAADDALSLTTEEWLRLADGLAARFPKRRALMCVVTGGEPLCHPDLDAILGRVSGHGFPIGLVTNGYALSERAARKLRGLGVSSLTVSLDGLSGAHDWLRGVPGAFERTVAGIGFAAAVGFPLFDVVTCVNPRNLGELDAVLDLLRGRGVRRWRIFSIFPKGRAAGNPDVLLSAEQLRALLGWIRARRPMLAAAGFDLDFSCEGYLPAEIDRAVRSEPYFCRAGICIASVLHDGAIAACPNVTRSLVQGNVRTDDLATVWEERFERFRDRSWMRRGPCVGCGEWGRCQGNSLHLWDDAANETGLCTFRVFETPR, encoded by the coding sequence GTGCCTGAGTCCGGCCTCGCGAACGCCCTCCGGCGCGCCACCCACCCGCTCTACAGGCGGCTCGAGACCACCGTCCATCCGCTCCGCTACCTCTTCCTGGAGATCACGCAGCGCTGCAACCTCGCGTGCCTCCACTGCGGGAGCGACTGCGGCCGCGCAGCGGACGACGCGCTCTCCCTGACCACGGAGGAATGGCTCCGGCTCGCCGACGGCCTCGCTGCGCGCTTCCCGAAACGCCGCGCGCTCATGTGCGTCGTCACGGGCGGCGAGCCGCTCTGCCACCCGGATCTCGACGCGATCCTCGGCCGCGTGTCGGGCCACGGCTTCCCGATCGGCCTGGTGACGAACGGCTACGCCCTCTCCGAGCGCGCCGCCCGCAAGCTCCGCGGGCTCGGCGTGTCGAGCCTCACCGTGAGCCTCGACGGCCTGAGCGGCGCCCACGACTGGCTGCGCGGCGTGCCCGGCGCGTTCGAAAGGACCGTCGCCGGGATCGGCTTCGCCGCGGCGGTCGGCTTCCCGCTGTTCGACGTGGTCACGTGCGTCAACCCGCGCAACCTGGGCGAGCTGGACGCGGTGCTCGATCTCCTGCGGGGCCGGGGCGTACGCCGCTGGCGGATCTTCTCGATCTTCCCCAAGGGCCGCGCGGCGGGCAACCCGGACGTCCTCCTCTCCGCCGAGCAGCTCCGCGCCCTCCTCGGCTGGATCCGGGCGCGGCGCCCGATGCTCGCCGCCGCTGGGTTCGACCTCGACTTCAGCTGCGAGGGGTACCTGCCCGCCGAGATCGACCGGGCGGTCCGCTCCGAGCCGTACTTCTGCCGGGCCGGGATCTGCATCGCGTCGGTGCTCCACGACGGCGCCATCGCCGCGTGCCCGAACGTCACGCGCAGCCTCGTGCAGGGGAACGTGCGGACCGACGATCTCGCGACCGTCTGGGAGGAGCGCTTCGAGAGGTTCCGGGACCGCTCCTGGATGCGCCGCGGGCCGTGCGTCGGGTGCGGCGAGTGGGGCCGCTGCCAGGGCAACTCGCTGCACCTCTGGGACGACGCGGCGAACGAGACCGGCCTGTGCACCTTCCGCGTATTCGAGACGCCGCGGTGA
- a CDS encoding ABC transporter permease, which yields MLDSATYAEVAEITGRTLLVSGGALAFAVLLGVPAGATLAVRRAFPGRGLVMALVNTGMGLPPVVVGLLVALALFRGGPLGALEWMYTVQAMIAAQAIIAFPLVMGLTAAGVQQLDPNLALQLRSLGVGGPRLGWILLREARLSVLAAVMAGFGGAISEVGAVMMVGGNIRGETRVLTTAVVQHTRMGDFATAIALGLVLLAFAFAINLAFTHMQQGGRR from the coding sequence ATGCTCGACAGCGCGACGTACGCCGAGGTGGCCGAGATCACGGGGCGCACGCTGCTCGTGTCCGGGGGGGCGCTCGCCTTCGCGGTGCTCCTCGGCGTGCCGGCGGGCGCCACGCTCGCCGTGCGCCGCGCGTTCCCGGGCCGCGGCCTCGTCATGGCGCTCGTCAACACCGGCATGGGGCTGCCGCCGGTCGTGGTGGGCCTCCTCGTGGCGCTCGCCCTGTTCCGGGGCGGCCCCCTGGGCGCCCTCGAATGGATGTACACCGTCCAGGCGATGATCGCGGCGCAGGCGATCATCGCCTTCCCGCTCGTCATGGGGCTCACCGCCGCCGGGGTGCAGCAGCTCGATCCGAACCTCGCGCTGCAGCTCAGATCCCTGGGCGTCGGCGGCCCGCGGCTCGGGTGGATCCTGCTGCGCGAGGCGCGGCTGTCGGTGCTGGCCGCGGTGATGGCCGGGTTCGGCGGCGCGATCTCGGAGGTCGGCGCCGTGATGATGGTGGGCGGCAACATCCGCGGCGAGACGCGCGTGCTCACGACCGCCGTCGTGCAGCACACCCGCATGGGCGACTTCGCGACCGCGATCGCGCTCGGGCTCGTCCTCCTCGCGTTCGCGTTCGCTATCAACCTCGCGTTCACGCACATGCAGCAAGGGGGCCGGCGATGA
- a CDS encoding M2 family metallopeptidase: MKQRNAVLIATIALLASCDGPPPPATCGDAEARDGTKGPATVAEAEEFITALEDELLEAWIAQERAAWVKATYITEDTDAIAAAAEEAVMELVSQKAAEAQRFTRVDVSPSEKRKLELLRSSIDLPAPTDPAKREALAALSASLKSRYGKAKVCEKDGCRTLDDLSNTIATSGDYGALLAAWRGWHDAAKPARAEYAKLVELGNEGARELGFANLGDLWKSRYDMPPEAFEKEIARLWEQVRPLYEALHCHVRAKLAEKYGADKVKADGPIPAHLLGNMWSQEWTTLFPLVAPEKGRAVDVTKALVERKYDPRKMVEQGERFFSSLGFDPLPKTFWERSMFVRPRDRDVVCHASAWDIDWKDDLRIKMCIEVNAEDFTTIHHELGHNYYQRAYKDKSALFAGSANDGFHEALGDTISLSVTDDYLVEIGLLDAPPPDSLNPLMRRALEKIAFLPFGYVVDQWRFDVFKGAVQEAGYNDHWWKLRRELQGVAPAAPRAADDFDPGAKYHVPANVPYTRYFLATILQFQLHRGLCKAIGFEGPLHKCSIYGNKEAGKRLEQMMEMGMEKPWPEALAAVTGETRMDATAIVEYFQPLIDWLNEQNEGRKCGW, translated from the coding sequence ATGAAACAACGCAACGCCGTTCTCATCGCGACGATCGCGCTCCTCGCCTCGTGCGACGGCCCGCCGCCGCCCGCCACCTGCGGCGACGCCGAGGCGAGGGACGGGACGAAGGGCCCGGCGACCGTCGCCGAGGCCGAGGAGTTCATCACGGCGCTCGAGGACGAGCTGCTCGAAGCGTGGATCGCGCAGGAGCGCGCCGCGTGGGTGAAGGCGACGTACATCACGGAAGACACGGACGCGATCGCCGCCGCGGCCGAGGAGGCGGTCATGGAGCTCGTGTCGCAGAAGGCGGCCGAGGCGCAGCGGTTCACGCGCGTCGACGTCTCCCCGTCCGAAAAGCGCAAGCTCGAGCTCCTGAGATCGAGCATCGACCTCCCGGCGCCGACGGATCCCGCGAAGCGCGAGGCGCTCGCCGCGCTCTCCGCGTCGCTCAAGAGCCGCTACGGCAAGGCCAAGGTCTGCGAGAAGGACGGTTGCCGGACCCTCGACGACCTGTCGAACACGATCGCGACGAGCGGCGACTACGGGGCGCTGCTCGCCGCCTGGAGGGGCTGGCACGACGCGGCGAAGCCCGCGCGCGCCGAGTACGCGAAGCTCGTCGAGCTCGGCAACGAGGGGGCGCGGGAGCTCGGCTTCGCGAACCTCGGCGACCTGTGGAAGTCGCGCTACGACATGCCGCCGGAGGCGTTCGAGAAGGAGATCGCGCGGCTTTGGGAGCAGGTCCGGCCCCTGTACGAGGCGCTCCACTGCCATGTCCGCGCGAAGCTCGCCGAGAAGTACGGCGCGGACAAGGTCAAGGCGGACGGCCCGATCCCCGCGCACCTCCTCGGCAACATGTGGAGCCAGGAGTGGACGACCCTCTTCCCGCTCGTGGCGCCCGAGAAGGGGCGCGCGGTCGACGTGACGAAGGCGCTCGTCGAGCGGAAGTACGATCCGCGGAAGATGGTCGAGCAGGGCGAGCGGTTCTTCTCGTCGCTGGGGTTCGACCCGCTGCCGAAGACGTTCTGGGAGCGCTCCATGTTCGTCCGGCCGCGGGACCGCGACGTCGTGTGCCACGCGAGCGCCTGGGACATCGACTGGAAGGACGACCTGCGCATCAAGATGTGCATCGAGGTGAACGCGGAGGACTTCACGACGATCCACCACGAGCTCGGCCACAACTACTACCAGCGCGCGTACAAGGACAAGTCGGCTTTGTTCGCGGGCTCGGCGAACGACGGGTTCCACGAGGCGCTCGGCGACACGATCTCCCTGTCCGTGACCGACGACTACCTCGTGGAGATCGGGCTGCTCGACGCGCCGCCGCCCGACAGCCTGAACCCGCTCATGCGGCGCGCGCTCGAGAAGATCGCGTTCCTGCCGTTCGGCTACGTCGTGGATCAGTGGCGGTTCGACGTGTTCAAGGGCGCCGTGCAGGAGGCCGGGTACAACGACCACTGGTGGAAGCTCCGGCGCGAGCTCCAGGGCGTCGCGCCCGCCGCCCCGCGCGCCGCCGACGACTTCGATCCGGGCGCCAAGTATCATGTCCCGGCGAACGTGCCGTACACCCGCTACTTCCTCGCGACGATCCTCCAGTTCCAGCTCCACCGCGGGCTGTGCAAGGCGATCGGGTTCGAGGGGCCCCTCCACAAGTGTTCGATCTACGGCAACAAGGAGGCGGGCAAGCGGCTCGAGCAGATGATGGAGATGGGGATGGAGAAGCCGTGGCCCGAGGCGCTCGCCGCGGTCACCGGCGAGACCCGCATGGACGCGACCGCGATCGTCGAGTACTTCCAGCCGCTCATCGATTGGCTGAACGAGCAGAACGAAGGGCGGAAGTGCGGGTGGTGA
- a CDS encoding VWA domain-containing protein — protein sequence MIRSEMISKWTVVAAALALALGAALSACSDTSEGTPDGDSDGDTDADSDGDTDADSDGDGDTDSDGDTDGDGDGDGDVDSDSDSDSDGGTAEECDTETPVVLYLSADDSNSMSSPVIARNAIEHGAFVDGRIRTYEFLNYYTFDYEAAEPDTVRVTAQMRPNETAFEGLEAAYNLQIGVRSPDVPDDDRRPVSLTLSLDTSGSMAGTSIELVRDSCRAIAGSLRDGDVISIVEWSDSLSIPLDSREVTGPDDSVLLGVCDDLSTGGSTDLHSGLVTAYALAEENFSQNRINRVILMSDGGANTGITDVELIAAAADDSEGEGIYMMGVGVGDPSYYNDDLMDDVTDAGKGAYVFVDSEEEAYKMFGDRFLSLVEVAARDVRVELDLPPTFAMVEFHGEEYSTEPEEVEPQHLAPNDAMIYHQVIGSCDATAYDDTAPVTVTADYFHPFTLSPLTATFATTIGELLDADAALLLKGDAVVAYAEALKAVRDGASDSEALAIIDGAIAAVEAAAEVLAGDPDLVEISGLLDQYRTLFE from the coding sequence ATGATCAGGAGTGAAATGATATCGAAATGGACGGTGGTTGCAGCGGCGCTGGCGCTCGCGCTCGGCGCGGCGCTGTCCGCCTGCTCCGACACGTCGGAGGGCACACCCGACGGCGACTCGGACGGCGACACCGACGCGGACTCGGACGGCGACACCGACGCGGACTCGGACGGCGACGGCGACACGGACAGCGACGGCGACACCGACGGTGACGGCGACGGTGACGGCGACGTCGACAGCGACTCCGACAGCGACTCCGACGGCGGCACGGCGGAGGAGTGCGACACCGAGACGCCGGTCGTGCTGTACCTCTCCGCGGACGACTCCAACTCCATGTCGAGCCCGGTGATCGCGCGGAACGCCATCGAGCACGGCGCCTTCGTGGACGGCCGGATCCGCACCTACGAGTTCCTGAACTACTACACGTTCGATTACGAGGCGGCGGAGCCGGACACGGTCCGGGTCACCGCCCAGATGCGGCCCAACGAGACCGCGTTCGAGGGGCTCGAGGCGGCGTACAACCTGCAGATCGGCGTGCGCTCGCCGGACGTCCCGGACGACGACCGGCGGCCGGTGAGCCTCACCCTGTCGCTCGACACGTCGGGCTCCATGGCGGGCACGTCGATCGAGCTCGTCCGCGACTCCTGCCGCGCCATCGCCGGCTCGCTCCGCGACGGCGACGTCATCTCCATCGTCGAGTGGAGCGACAGCCTGAGCATCCCGCTCGACTCCCGCGAGGTGACCGGGCCGGACGACTCCGTGCTGCTCGGCGTGTGCGACGACCTCTCGACCGGCGGCTCGACCGACCTCCACTCCGGCCTGGTCACGGCGTACGCGCTCGCCGAGGAGAACTTCAGCCAGAACCGGATCAACCGCGTGATCCTGATGTCGGACGGCGGCGCCAACACCGGCATCACCGACGTCGAGCTGATCGCCGCGGCGGCGGACGACTCCGAGGGCGAGGGGATCTACATGATGGGCGTCGGTGTCGGCGATCCGTCGTACTACAACGACGACCTGATGGACGACGTCACCGACGCGGGCAAGGGCGCCTACGTCTTCGTCGACAGCGAGGAGGAGGCGTACAAGATGTTCGGCGATCGCTTCCTGTCCCTGGTCGAGGTCGCGGCCCGCGACGTGCGCGTCGAGCTCGATCTGCCGCCGACGTTCGCCATGGTCGAGTTCCACGGCGAGGAGTACTCGACCGAGCCCGAGGAGGTCGAGCCGCAGCACCTCGCGCCGAACGACGCGATGATTTATCATCAGGTGATCGGATCGTGCGACGCGACCGCGTACGACGACACCGCCCCGGTCACCGTGACAGCCGACTACTTCCACCCGTTCACCTTGAGCCCGCTCACGGCGACGTTCGCCACCACGATAGGCGAGCTGCTGGACGCCGACGCGGCGCTCCTGCTCAAGGGCGACGCGGTCGTCGCCTACGCCGAGGCGCTCAAGGCGGTGCGGGACGGCGCGAGCGACAGCGAGGCCCTCGCGATCATCGACGGGGCGATCGCGGCTGTCGAGGCCGCGGCCGAGGTCCTCGCCGGCGACCCCGACCTCGTCGAGATCTCCGGTCTCCTCGACCAGTACCGCACGCTGTTCGAGTAA